From the genome of Parazoarcus communis, one region includes:
- a CDS encoding ABC transporter permease, with product MGFRTLLYKEVLRFRKVAFQTVMAPVLNAVLFLLIFSHVLDRHVTVYGDIAYTAFLVPGLVMMSLLQNAFANSSSSLIQSKITGNIIFVLLPPLSYREFYAAYVIASTFRGLFVGVGVLLISIPFVELHMAAPLWVIVFAVLGGGILSSLGVIAGIWADKFDQLAAFQNFLIMPLTMLSGVFYSIHSLPQLWQDVSHANPFFFMIDGFRYGFFGQSDVSPWLSLGVVSGCFVFVAVLTLAMLARGYKLRA from the coding sequence ATGGGGTTTCGCACCCTGCTGTACAAGGAAGTGTTGCGCTTCCGCAAGGTGGCCTTCCAGACCGTCATGGCGCCAGTGCTAAACGCGGTGCTCTTCCTGCTCATCTTCTCCCATGTGCTGGATCGTCACGTCACGGTATACGGCGATATCGCCTATACCGCCTTTCTCGTGCCCGGTCTGGTGATGATGTCGCTGTTGCAGAACGCCTTCGCGAACAGTTCGTCCTCGCTGATACAGAGCAAGATCACCGGCAACATCATCTTCGTGCTGCTGCCGCCCTTGTCGTATCGCGAGTTCTATGCGGCCTACGTGATCGCCTCGACCTTTCGTGGTCTGTTCGTCGGCGTCGGCGTGTTGCTGATCTCGATCCCCTTTGTCGAACTGCATATGGCCGCGCCCCTGTGGGTGATCGTGTTTGCGGTGCTGGGCGGGGGTATTCTCAGTTCGCTCGGCGTCATTGCCGGCATCTGGGCGGACAAGTTCGATCAGCTTGCCGCGTTTCAGAACTTCCTGATCATGCCGCTCACGATGCTGTCGGGCGTGTTCTATTCGATTCATTCCCTGCCGCAGCTGTGGCAGGACGTGTCCCATGCCAACCCGTTCTTCTTCATGATCGACGGCTTCCGCTACGGCTTCTTCGGCCAGTCCGACGTGTCGCCCTGGCTCAGCCTCGGTGTGGTGAGCGGGTGTTTTGTTTTTGTCGCGGTACTGACCCTGGCGATGCTCGCACGGGGCTACAAGTTGCGCGCCTGA
- a CDS encoding BolA family protein, whose translation MFEASEVKRLIEQGLPCEFVLIDGDDGVHFSGIVVSASFEGQLKVRQHQAVYATLGKLMGNEIHALQLQTYTPAKWAEARVELGL comes from the coding sequence ATGTTCGAGGCAAGTGAAGTCAAGCGGTTGATCGAGCAGGGTCTTCCCTGCGAATTCGTCCTCATCGACGGTGATGATGGTGTGCATTTCAGCGGGATCGTGGTCAGCGCGAGTTTCGAGGGCCAGCTCAAGGTACGTCAGCACCAGGCCGTTTATGCCACGCTGGGCAAGCTGATGGGCAACGAGATCCATGCCCTGCAGCTGCAAACCTATACCCCGGCCAAATGGGCCGAAGCGCGCGTCGAGTTGGGACTGTAA
- a CDS encoding ABC transporter ATP-binding protein: MTTTVPAIRISSVTKHYGRLQALGGVDLEIRQGEFFGLLGPNGAGKTTLISALAGLVRADTGKLEVMGHDVVSDYRKARRNLGVVPQELVFDPFFTVRELLRIQSGYFGIRNNDDWIDEILASLDLTAKAASNMRTLSGGMKRRVLVAQALVHRPPVIVLDEPTAGVDVELRQGLWQFVRKLNRDGHTIVLTTHYLEEAETLCGRIAMLKAGKVVALDTTQNLLNRFATHTMRVKVAHPEVALVLGGHAVEGGWIEFPFDAFADIEQLLARLREGNAGVTEMHLGEPDLERVFIEVMHRV, translated from the coding sequence ATGACGACGACTGTTCCCGCAATCCGGATTTCGTCCGTGACCAAGCATTACGGGCGCCTGCAGGCGCTGGGCGGCGTCGACCTTGAGATCCGGCAGGGCGAGTTCTTTGGCCTGCTGGGGCCGAACGGCGCCGGCAAGACAACACTGATTTCCGCGCTGGCCGGCCTGGTGCGTGCGGATACTGGCAAGCTTGAAGTGATGGGCCACGATGTCGTGAGCGACTATCGCAAGGCGAGGCGCAATCTCGGTGTGGTGCCGCAGGAACTGGTCTTCGATCCCTTCTTCACCGTGCGAGAGTTGTTGCGCATCCAGTCCGGCTATTTCGGCATTCGCAACAACGACGACTGGATCGACGAGATCCTCGCCAGCCTGGATCTGACGGCCAAGGCTGCTTCCAACATGCGGACCCTGTCCGGCGGCATGAAGCGCCGGGTGCTGGTGGCGCAGGCGCTGGTTCATCGCCCGCCGGTGATCGTGCTCGACGAGCCGACCGCGGGCGTCGATGTCGAGCTGCGGCAGGGCTTGTGGCAGTTCGTGCGCAAGCTCAACCGGGACGGTCATACCATCGTGCTGACCACGCACTATCTCGAAGAGGCCGAGACCCTGTGTGGCCGCATCGCCATGCTCAAGGCGGGCAAGGTGGTCGCGCTCGATACGACGCAGAACCTGCTCAATCGCTTTGCAACGCACACCATGCGGGTGAAGGTCGCACATCCGGAAGTCGCGCTCGTGCTTGGCGGACATGCGGTGGAGGGCGGCTGGATCGAGTTCCCCTTCGATGCCTTCGCCGATATCGAACAACTGCTGGCCCGTCTGCGTGAAGGCAATGCAGGCGTGACCGAGATGCATCTCGGCGAGCCGGATCTGGAACGGGTTTTCATTGAGGTCATGCATCGTGTCTGA
- a CDS encoding STAS domain-containing protein, with protein MAEASVVRMDGALTMRTVAGLIGRALPEGDCVVDLAGVTEADSAALALLLEWLRRLKARGNTLSVTGMPDGLKSLIELYGLDEVLPLAG; from the coding sequence ATGGCTGAAGCATCCGTTGTCCGCATGGACGGTGCGCTGACCATGCGGACGGTTGCCGGACTGATCGGTCGCGCTCTTCCCGAGGGCGACTGTGTCGTCGACCTCGCGGGCGTCACCGAAGCGGACTCCGCTGCCCTGGCCTTGCTGCTGGAGTGGCTGCGCCGCTTGAAGGCGCGCGGCAACACACTGAGTGTCACTGGCATGCCTGACGGGCTCAAAAGTCTGATCGAACTCTATGGTCTGGACGAAGTCCTGCCGCTTGCCGGCTGA
- a CDS encoding MlaC/ttg2D family ABC transporter substrate-binding protein has translation MKRFLCCFLLMFATAAPAAFALDEKTPPDVLVRSVTNDVLTIVREDKAIQSGDTARVLGLVEERVLPHFNFRRMTMLAVGRDWRSATPAQQDRLTEAFKTLLVRTYSNALTQYREQVIDFKPTRMGATDTTVQVRTEVRQPGAQPIGIDYMLEKTGTGWKVFDVVVAGVSLVTNYRGSFGSEVRSNGIDGLIRSLEAKNSSLVSAQAGS, from the coding sequence ATGAAGAGATTTTTGTGCTGCTTCCTGTTGATGTTCGCGACCGCTGCGCCTGCCGCGTTTGCGCTCGACGAGAAGACCCCGCCCGATGTGCTGGTGCGCTCGGTGACCAACGACGTACTGACCATCGTGCGCGAAGACAAGGCCATCCAGTCGGGCGATACCGCGCGTGTGCTTGGTCTGGTGGAAGAGCGGGTGCTGCCCCACTTCAACTTCCGCCGCATGACCATGCTGGCGGTCGGTCGTGACTGGCGCAGCGCCACGCCGGCGCAGCAGGACCGTCTGACCGAAGCATTCAAGACCCTGCTGGTGCGGACCTACTCCAATGCGCTGACCCAGTATCGCGAGCAGGTCATCGATTTCAAGCCCACCCGCATGGGTGCGACCGACACGACGGTCCAGGTGCGCACCGAGGTACGTCAGCCGGGGGCGCAGCCCATCGGCATCGACTACATGCTGGAAAAGACCGGCACGGGCTGGAAGGTGTTCGACGTGGTGGTGGCCGGCGTGAGCCTGGTAACCAACTATCGGGGCAGCTTTGGCTCCGAGGTTCGCAGTAACGGCATCGATGGTCTGATTCGTTCACTTGAGGCGAAGAACAGTTCGCTCGTGAGCGCTCAGGCGGGCAGTTGA